The genomic region TGCTCGTTGGTCAGGATGGTGTAGTTGTTAGGGACTACTTTGTTCACCTTGATCGACTTGCCGAGAGCCAGCTCCGAAATGTCCACTTCTACGTATTCGGGCAGGTTTTCGGGGGTAGCACGCACTTTGATTTTGCGCAGCTTGCTCACCAGTTTGCCACCGGCCAGCACGCCTGGCGAAACGCCTACATACTTTACTGGAACGTCCATCTTCACTTCTTTGCCTTCCTGCAGCTCCAGGAAGTCAACGTGCAGCAGCATTTCGTTCACGGGGTGGAACTGAGCATCCTGCACGATGGCGCTGTAGTGCGTGCCTTCCACGTTCAGGTCCACGATGTGAACTTCGGGCGTGTACAGCAATTCGCGGAAGAGGATAGCGGGGGCGGAGAAGTGAACCTGCTCTGCACCACCGTACAGTACGCATGGTACGTACGATTCCAGGCGGATAGCCTTGGCGTCCTTCTTACCGAGATTCGCTCTTTTAAACCCTACAATCTCGAGGCTTTTCATAAAAGTGTGCTTTTGAGGAAAAAACGCTTACCCAAAGCAGGCAAACGGGCCGCAAAGATAAGCGGATAGTTTGGGAAATGGTTGTGGTTTCGCAAACAATTGTCATCCTGAGCGGAGCGAAGGACCTTATCACGCAAGAACGATTGGCGTGCCAACGACTTGTAGTGGCGTGATAAGATCCTTCGCTCTGCTCAGGATGACAGAAGAGACGTTCCCTACACGAACAACGAGCTAATCGACTCGTGCGACACGACATTGTGGATGGCCTGCGCAAACAGCTGCGCCAAGGAAATTACCTTGATTTTGGGGTTCTCCTGCTTCAGCGGAATCGTGTCGGTGATGACCAGTTCCTCCAGCGCCGAGTTCAGAATCCGCTCGTGGGCCGGGCCCGACAGTACGCCGTGCGTAATTACGGCCCGTACCGATTTGGCGCCGCGCTCCATCAGCAGCTCGGCAGCCTTGCAGATGGTGCCGGCCGTATCAACGATGTCATCCACGAGCACCACGTTCATGCCGGTTACGTCGCCGATTACCTGCATCGAGGCAATTTCGTTGGCCCGCAGACGCATCTTGTCACAGACTACGATTTCGGCCCCGAACTTCTTGGCGAAGCCACGGGTGCGCACCACGCCGCCCACGTCGGGCGAGGCGAAGATGAGGTTTTCGAGGTTGAGCGACTTTATATAAGGGGCCGTGACGGTGGCGCCGTCCAGATGATCGACGGGAATATCGAAGAAGCCCTGAATCTGGCCGGCGTGCAGGTCGCAGGTCATCAGACGGTCGGTGCCCACGCTTTGCACGAAGTCGGCCACCACTTTGGCGCCGATGCTTACGCGGGGCTTGTCTTTGCGGTCCTGGCGGGCGTAGCCGTAGTAGGGCATCACCACGGTAACGGAGGCGGCGGAGGCGCGCTTGGCGGCGTCTACCATCAGCATCAGCTCCATCAGGTTTTCGGCGGGCGGGTTAGTGCTCTGAATCAGGAACACGGCGCAGCCCCGGATGCTTTCATTGAAGCTCGGCCCCAGCTCCGTATCAGCGAAGCGCTGAATGCTCAGGTCGCCGAGCGGCTGGCCGAAAGCTTCGGCAATTTTCAAACCCAGTTCGTGGGAGGCGTTGCCCGCGAATATTTTTACCTGCTGTGACATGGGGTACTTGAAAAGAAGGGAAAGGTGAAAAACGCCTGTCATTCCGAGCGAAGCGAGGAATCCGGGAAAAGTTGGTCAACAACGATGACTCAGATTACGTGCTATGCCCGGAATGGCAGAAACTGAAAAAGCGAAAGGCGCCGACTCTTCCGGGGAGGAAGAATCAGCGCCTTTCGCGTTGGGTTAGTCGGTTGTCCGACCAGGGCTCGAACCTGGACTTTCTTGAATCAAAATCAAGCGTGTTGCCAGTTACACCATCGGACAATTTCCCATCCGTTTCCGTTGCCGGTGTGCCGTTTGGGTTTGCAAATGTAGTACGGCTTTTTTTCAAGGCAAACTTTCGGTGGAAAATTTTTTCAGAAAATTTGGCCTCAGTAGCGTGTAAAAGGCGTTTTGAGGGCTGTGAGTGCCTGATTTTCAGGGTTGGAGGCGTCGGATCAGCGCCGTTAAATTTCTCGAAAAAACCTGCTTTGGCAAAGCGGGTATTAAGCCGTAGTTTTGCGGCCTGAAACGTTGCATCCCACTCCATACATAAAAAGTAATGGCGAATACCGGCAAAATCACCCAGGTTATCGGTCCCGTTGTGGACGTGAGCTTCGCGGGTGAAGGCTCTAAGCTCCCCAACATCCTCGACGCCCTCGAAGTCATCAAAGACAACGGCCAGGTCGTTATCCTGGAGTGCCAGCAGCACCTGGGCGAAGACCGTGTGCGCACCATCGCCATGGACTCGACTGAGGGCCTGACCCGTGGCGCCATCGTGCGCGACCTGGGCGCTCCTATCTCCATGCCCACCGGCGACAGCATCAAGGGCCGTCTGTTCAACGTCATTGGCTACGCCATCGACGGCATTCCACAGCCCACGAGCACCACGCGCCTGCCGATTCACCGCCAGGCTCCGCGCTTCGAAGACCTCGCTACTTCCTCGGAAGTATTCTTCACCGGCATTAAAGTAATCGACTTGCTGGCTCCTTATGTAAAGGGTGGCAAGATTGGTTTGTTTGGTGGTGCCGGCGTAGGCAAAACCGTACTGATTCAGGAGCTGATCAACAACGTAGCCAAGGCCTACTCGGGTCTGTCGGTGTTTGCCGGTGTTGGTGAGCGTACCCGCGAAGGCAATGACCTGCTGCGCGAATTCATCGAAGCCAACATCATTCGCTACGGCGAGGAGTTCAAGCACTCGATGGAAGAAGGCGGCTGGGACCTGAGCAAAGTAGACATGGCTGAGATGGAGAAGTCGCAGGCGACTCTCGTGTTCGGCCAGATGAACGAGCCTCCCGGAGCCCGTGCCCGCGTAGCCCTGTCGGGTCTGACGATTGCCGAAAGCTTCCGCGACGGTGATGGCACCGGCGCTGGCCGCGACATCCTGTTCTTCATCGACAACATCTTCCGCTTCACGCAGGCTGGCTCCGAAGTATCGGCTCTGCTGGGCCGGATGCCGTCGGCCGTAGGTTACCAGCCCACGCTGGCCACCGAAATGGGTGCCATGCAGGAGCGGATTACCTCCACCAAGCGCGGTTCCATCACGTCGGTACAGGCCGTATATGTGCCTGCCGATGACTTGACTGACCCGGCCCCGGCCAACACCTTTGCTCACTTGGATGCCACGACGGTACTGAGCCGCAAAATCGCCGAGCTGGGCATCTATCCAGCCGTTGACCCGCTGGACTCCACCTCGCGCATTCTGTCGGTAGAGGTACTGGGCGAAGAGCACTACAACACCGCTCAGCGCGTGAAAGAGATTCTGCAGCGCTACAAAGAACTGCAGGACATCATCGCCATCCTGGGTATGGACGAACTCTCCGAGGAGGACAAGCAGGTAGTAAACCGCGCCCGCCGCGTGCAGCGCTTCCTGTCGCAGCCCTTCTTCGTGGCTGAGCAGTTCACGGGCCTCAAAGGCGTACTCGTTGACATCAAGGACACCATCCGCGGCTTCAACGAAATCATCGACGGCAAGCACGACCACCTGCCAGAAGCGGCGTTCAACCTGGTGGGCAACATCGAGGATGCCGTAGCCAAAGGTGAGCGTCTGATAGCAGAAGCCAAGTAGTCGTCAGAACGTCAAGCGGAACGTCATGCTGAGCTTGTCGAAGCATCTCTACCGCGCAAGTATTTAATTACTGCTGCGGTAGAGATGCTTCGACAAGCTCAGCATGACGTTCTTTTTTAGCCTGATAATTCCATACATCATGCATTTAGAAATCATCACCCCCGACCGCAAGGTTTTTGAAGGCGAGGTTACGTCGGCGCAGTTTCCGGGTACCGATGGCCTGTTCGAGGTTCTCAACAACCACGCCCCGCTGATTTCGGCCCTGAAAGCCGGCAACGTGGTGCTGAACGGCGGCGCTACTACTTTCCGCATCGACGGTGGGGTGGTAGAGGTGCTGCGCAACAACGTAATCGTGCTGGCAGAAGGCGCTTCGGCGTAAGCGCGGCCCGAAGCAGTTTCAGCAAAGCCCCGTACCTGCCAGCAGGTGCGGGGCTTTGTGCGTCTGGTAGGGGAGGAGGCTGGGGTAGAAATTATGTGGCTTCGCTAACCGGGAAATCTGCCACGGCGCGTAGCTTGCGCCACTCTTTTTACGCTCTGCCAGCTACTGTGCGCGCTATTCTACCCCTGATGGGTTTGCTGCTTGCGGCGGCCCCGGTTGTTGCCCAAACCTTTCCCATTGACTACCGGCGGGCCGCGCAGGCCCAGGATACCGCCAAGCAGCGGCGGGTGCTGGAGGCCTGGCAGCTGAAAGAGCCCAACAACCCCGACCGGTACGTGGCCCAGTTCAACTACCTGCTGCGCAAGTCCTGCCGTGTAGTGGTGAGCACGTCCCCGGCTGCCGGGCGGGGCGTGGCGCTGCAGAAGCAGGATGGCAGTGCCGCCGGCTCTCTCAACGAGGGCTACGAGCCGCGCCTGCTGGAGGCCGCCCGCAACACGCTGCGCGAAGGCATACGGCTGGCCCCGGACCGGCTGGATATGCGGTTTGGGCTGGCCAAGACTTACGAGATGACCCACGAGCCGGCGCCGGAAGTGCAGGTGCTGCGCGAGGCCCTGGCTGCGCGCAAAGCCAGCGGCCAGCCGTGGCGCTGGCAGGAAGGCAAACCTTTGCCGGGGCCGGAAGCAGTTTTTCTGCCCGAAAATCTGGAAGAATACATGTTGCCCTACTGGCAGGCCGACACGCCCGAAGACGCCGAGGTAGCGCGGCAGCTGGCGGAGCTCGTCAGCGAGTATTACCCGGAAAGCTCCCTCGGTCCTTTCAACCTAGCCATGTACCACAGCCTGCATGGGCAGGAGGACAAGGCTTACGCGCTGTATCAGCGGGCCAATGCCAGCAAACCCAACGACTGGCAGACGCTGGCCAACCTCACCCGTCTGGCCATCAACCTCAACCACAAAACCGAAGCTCAGCAGTACCTGGCGGCGCTGCAGAAGCTGCCGGCGGGGCGGCCGGCTGCTGCTCAGCTGGGCAAGGAGGTGCGGCAGATGAAATAGTGCCCGGCTGCAACCAGCGCCGTACTTTGCCGTTGTTTTGCCCCGCGCCCAATTTTCCGCCCACTCTCCCGCCCATGCACATCCACCCCAAAATCACCCCGATTTACCAGACCTCCGTCTTCAAGTTTGAAGACCTCAACGAGCTGGAGCTGTACTTCGGGGAGCCCGGCAGCCGCTACCTGTACTCGCGCAACGGCAACCCCAACTCCGACGAGCTGGCCGAGGCCGTGACGCACCTGGAAGGCGGCGCCGGGGCGGTGGCCACGGGCTCGGGTATGGCGGCCATCTTCGCGGCTCTGATGACCTACTGTACGGCCGGCGACCATGTACTGTGTGCGGCCGACATCTACGGCGGCTCGGCCGCGCTGCTCAACCAGGAGCTGGACCGGCTGGGCATTGCCGTCAGCTACGTGCCTTTCGACGACCTGACCACCAATCTGGCCACGTACACACAGCCCCGCACCCGGCTGCTGCTTTGCGAAACCATCAGCAACCCGCTGTTGCGCGTGGTGGATCTGCGTGCCGCGGCCGCGGCCGCCCATGCGCTGGGTTTGAAGCTGGTGGTGGACAATACGTTTGCCTCGCCGGTGCTTACGCAGCCCTTTGGGTACGGCGCCGACCTGGTGATGCACAGCGTTACGAAGTATCTGGCGGGCCACTCCGACGTGACGGCCGGGGTGGTAGTGGCGCGCACTCCTGAGGATGCCGCCCGCCTGCGGCAAATCGGGACGCTGTTTGGGCTCACGCTGAGCCCCATGGAAAGCTGGCTGGCCGTGCGTGGTATCAAGACGCTGCGGCTGCGGATGGAAGCGCACAGCCGCAATGCCCAGGCCGTAGCCGAGCTGCTGGCGCAGCATCCGGCGGTGCAGGAGGTGTTTTATCCGGGGCTGGCGCAGCACCCGCAGCAGGCGTTGGCGCGGGAGCAGGGGGCGGGCCGATTCGGGGGCATGGTTTCGTTCCGGCTGCTGGACGACAGCACCGACGCCGTGAGCCGCTTCATGCGGGCCAGCCAGCGGTTCCCGTTCGCACCGTCCTTGGCCGGCGTCGACTCGTCGCTGTCGTATCCGGCGGGCACCTCGCACCGGGCACTTACCGAACAGCAGCGGCAGGAGCTGGGCATTACGGCTGGTTTGGTGCGCCTGAGCGTGGGCATCGAGCCCGTGGAAGAACTGCTGGTCGACCTGCATCAGGCGCTGGAAGCTACGGTAGTTTAATACTGCCTGCCGGGAGCTTGTACTGGCAGGCTGACGTTTTGTGCTGGGTGTACTGCCGTTTGAACTTTATATACCGCCAATCTGGGCTTTGTGCTGATTTCAGGCGCGGTGGTGGCAGGCAAAGGCGTCGCGGATGATTTCCGCAATGCGCTGCAGGTCGGCTTCGGTAAGGGCCGAACCGGAAGGAAGGTACAACCCGCCGGTAAATAAACTGGCAATGACCTTACCGCCGAATATGCGCCCGCCGACAAAGAGCGGCCAAATTTGGCGGCTTCCAGAGCGGCCGGCTCCCGCTGCCCGGTGCTGCGCGCTTTCGGGTGCGGCCGTATCGCCCGGCTTCCTGTTGGCAGCAGTGCCTGAGAGAGAAGATTAAAATAGCGTTATAATAATATTAAAAGGAGATTAACATTATTATGATTCTGTTTTATTACTTCTATTTGGAAAATCATTGCTCCTCTTTTCTCCTCTCACCCTCTTTTTTCAGTACCTATTATGAAGCTGATCAAACAAAGCCTGCTCACTTTACTGCTTGTTGTGCTGACGGCGGCCGCCGCCCTGGCAGATAACCCCGACGCCGTACTGGGCGTGTGGAAAAACGGGGAAGGAACGGGTATGATTCAGATCTACAAAAGCGGCGACAAGTACTTCGGCCGTATTGTGTGGCTGAAAGTGCTCAACAACCCCGACGGCACGCCCCGCACCGACGTCAACAACCCCACCGAATCGGCCCGCACCAAGCCTTTGCGCGGCCTGGTGAACATGCGCGACTTCAAGTACGTTGGGGAAAATAAGTGGGAGGGCGGCCAGATCTACGACCCCAAAAACGGCAGCGACTATTCCTGCGAGATGGCCCTGACCGACCCGAACACGCTGGAAGTGCGTGGCTACATCGGGGTGTCGCTCTTCGGCCGGACCGACGTGTGGAAGCGGCAGGTAAAGAAGTAGCCTCATGCAGCATCTCTCCCGTTTCCTGCTTCCCGGCGCCCTTCTGGCGCTGAGCACGGTGCTGGCCGCGCCGGCCTGGGCCCAGGACCTGCCCACCGCCCCCGCCGACTCGCTGGGGCTGGACGATTTCAGCAGCTTCGGCAATGCCGACGCCACCGCCAACCGCCCCTACGCCAGCCAGAAAGTACTGCTGCAAAGCCCCACCAAGCTGATTTCGGTGGGCTACGAGGCGCAGCTGCCCTTTGATCTGACGTCGATCGGCCCTTTGACAAATACTACCGGCGGTCCTCAAAAGGTTACCGAGCAGGTGGACCGCTTCGCAGGCCTGCGCCTGGGCTTTAATGCCCCGGTGATATCCAATTCCAGCCTGATTCTAAACCTGGGCCTCACGTACTGGAATACCGGCGTGCGGGTAGCCAACGCCGAGCGTATACCGCTGTTTCGGCGTCTGGAAGACGGGCTGCGCTCCACGGGTTTCAACGCCACGGTGTTTCGGCCGCTCAACGACAAGAACTTCCTGCTGGTGCAGGGCAACGTCGACCTGAACGGTACCTACCGCAACTTCGACGCCATCAGCACCAAGGCCCTGACCTACAGCGGCACGGCCATCTACGGCTGGAAACCCAGCGAATCGTATATGTGGGGCCTGGGCCTGACGCGCACCTACCGGGCCGGGCAGCTGCTGCACATTCCGGTGGTGTACTACTTCCGCACCTTCAACCCGAAGTGGGGCGTGGAGGCCATCTTCCCGGCCCGCGTGAACGTGCGGCGCAGCTTCGGGGCCAACTCGCTGCTCATGCTCGGCTACGAGCTGGAAGGCAACGCCTACTACCTAGGCCCCGTGAACGGCCAGGACGTGTACCTGCGGCGCGGCGAGTTGAAGCCGCGCATCACCTACGAGCGCCAGCTGGCGGGCTTCGTGTGGCTGTCGGCGCAGGCGGGTTTCCGCTACAACTACCGCTTCGATGCCTTCAGCAAGCAGAACCCCAGCGGCGACAACGACCCGCTGTATGAAAACGAGCTGGGCAACCCGTTGTACTTCAACCTGAGCCTCAACCTGGTTAGCCCCTGACAGGTGGTGTGCTGGCCGGTCTGCCTTTTCCGGCGGCCGGGCTCCACTTTCCTGCTCAAAGCTGCTCCCGGGCCGCGCCTGCTGCAACAGGCGCGGCCCGTTTGCGTTTGGCGGCCACCGGCAGCGGGCAGGGGCTGTCAGGCGTGGTGGTGGCAGGCAAAGGCGTCGCGGATGGTTTCCGCAATGCGCTGCAGGTCGGCTTCGGTAAGGGCCGAGCCCGAAGGGAGGCATAAGCCGTGGGTAAATAAATCGGCACAAACCTCACCGCCGAACATGGGCACACCAGCAAAGAGCGGCTGCAGGTGCAGCGGCTTCCACAGCGGCCGGCTCTCGATGTTGCGGGCTTCCAGGTGCTGCCGCAGCAGCTCCGGCGTGACGGTGGTTTGGGTGGGGTCGAGTAGCACGCAGGTCAGCCAGCGGTTGGCGCGGCCTCCGGTGGGCTCGGCGGGCCCGAATGACAGGCCCGGCAGGTCGGCCAGATGCTTCTGGTACCAGCTGAATATCTCGCGGCGCTTTTTCACCCGGTCATCCAGCAGCCCCATCTGGCCGCGCCCGATGCCGGCCAGCAGGTTGCTGAGGCGGTAGTTGTAGCCCAGCTCGGAGTGCTGGTAGTGCGGGGCATCGTCCTTGGCCTGGGTAGCCCAGAAGCGGGCCTTTTTGTCCCAGTCGGCGTTGTTGGTGACGAGGGCGCCGCCGCCGCTGGTGGTCAGGATCTTGTTGCCGTTGAAGGAGAAAACGCCCACTGCCCCGAAGGTGCCCAGCGGCTGGCCGTCGTAGCGGGCGCCCAGGGCTTCGGCGGCATCTTCCAGTATCGGAATGTCAAATTCGGCAGCTATAGCCAGGATTTCGCGCAGCTGACACGGCATGCCATACAGGTGCACGATGATGAGGGCTTTGGGGCGGCGGCCCTGCCGGAGGCTGGCCTCGATGGCCTCGCGCAGCCGCTGCGGGCACAGGTTCCAGGTGGTGGCTTCGCTGTCGATGAACACCGGCGTGGCCCCGAGGTAGCTGATGGGGTTGGCGGTGGCCACAAACGTAAACGATGGGCACAGCACCGTATCGCCGGGGCCGACGCCCAGCAGCCGCAGACCCAGGTGAATGGCGGCCGTGCCCGAGGTGAGGGCCACGCAGTGCGCCGCGCCCGTAAACTCGCAGATGTCGCGCTCAAATCCATCCAGGTTGGGGCCGGCCGGGGCCACCCAGTTGTCTTCGATGGCCTTGTGCAGGTAGTTCAGCTCGTGGCGGCCGAGGTGGGGCGGGGAAAGGTAAATTCGGTCGTAATCCTGGCTGCGCATCGGAGAAAGTATAGCTCAGGCTCTGGCCTAAACTGTAAGCGGGGAAACACGAAAACAGGGCCGGCAGGCCGCCATTCTCAGGTAGTGGAATAAGTGCCTGTAGCAGGAGGTAAACGGCAACGGGCGGGGTTATGCTACATGCTGTTTGATAATTTGAGCCGGCACGCCCACGGCCGTACAGTGGGCCGGCAGGTCGCGGATGGCTACGGCGCCCGCGCCCAGGATGGTGCCCGCCCCAATTTTTACCTGGTGGAGGACGGTGGCGTTGGTGCCGAGGTAGACGCCCGCGCCCAAGTGGGCTTCGCCGCCCACGTTGACGTGCGGCATCAGCGAGCAGCCATCTTCCAGCACGGCGTCGTGGCCGATGGTGCAGCCCAGGTTGAGCAGCACGTGGCGGCCCAGCGTGATGTCGCAGGTGAGAATGCAGCCCTGGCTGATGATGCAGCCGGCCCCGATCCGGAGCTGCTGGTACGGGGCGCACGCCACGCCGGGGTGAATAAGGGTGGGGAAGGAGAGGTTGGGGGATGTGAGGCGGGCTACTACGGCGGCCCGGCTGCTGCTGCTGCCCACGGCCACGGCCACGTGCAGCGGCCCGGGCGTGGCGTTGAGGTCGGCGGCGGTGCCGAGGTAGGGCAGGCCGTGCAGGGCGGTGGCGGCGGTGATGGGCGCGTCATCATAAAATCCCAGAACATGCCAGGTGGGCGCGGCGGCATTGATCTGGTGAACCAGCATCAGTACTTCGCGCCCCAGCCCGCCCGCGCCAAAAATAACGAGCGGGGCCAGCGGCGCAGCAGAAGCAGGGGAGGCAGAAACGGGCATGGCGTGCATCAAACAGTAGAAGAGCCCCGGAAGGCTTCGGTGGTAGCCTGGCCGGCTGCCGTGATGCCGTGGGCCCCCAGCACGCGGCCTACGGTACGCAGCAGAATCCGCAGGTCGAGGCGCAGGCTGAGGTTATCGACGTACCAGACGTCGTAGAGAAATTTCTGTTCCCAGCTGATGGCGTTGCGCCCGTTTACTTGCGCCCAGCCCGTAATTCCGGGCCTCACCTCGTGGCGGCGGGCCTGCGTGGCGGAGTACAGCGGCAGGTACTCGGGCAGCAGCGGCCGGGGGCCGATCAGGCTAATGTGGCCGCGCAGCACGTTCCACAGCTGGGGCAGCTCATCGAGGCTAGTGGCGCGCACCCAGCGGCCCAGGCGCGGCAGGCGCGCGGCATCGGGCAGCAGCTGGCCGTGGGCGTCGCGGGTGGAGGTCATGGTCTGGAGCTTGTAGAGCGTGAACAGGTGCCCGTGCCGGCCCGGTCGCGCCTGCCGAAACAGCCACGGCCCGCCGTTCTGGACGGCCAGCGCCAGCGCCACGGGCAGCAGCAGCGGCAGTGCCAGCAGCAGCAGCGGTCCGGCCAGTGCTACATCCAGCAGGCGCTTGCCCCAGCGGCGGTACCAGGTAGCAGCGGTAGACATACGCGGGCGGCGGTGGAAGTGGTTTGGGAAACGGCTCTGGTCGGGGCCGGCCACGGCTCAGCGCAGCTAACGAAAAAACGGCGGGGCCAATGGCGGTTGCGACGCAAAAAATGCCGGCCGCTGCGGCGGCCGCATCCGCAAAGCTAGCACTACATTTGCGCCATGCTCGTTTTTCCGAACGCCAAACTCAACCTGGGCCTGTACATCACCAGCCAGCGGCCCGACGGCTTCCGCAACCTCGAATCGGTGTTTGTGCCGCTGCCGTGGGCCGATGCGCTGGAGGTGCTGCCCGCCCCGGCCGGCGCCGACACGGCCCTGACGCTCACCGGCCTGCCCATCCCCAGCGACCCGGCCACCAACCTCTGCGTGCGGGCCTACGAGCTGCTGCAGGCCGATTTCGACCTGCCGCCCGTGCAGCTGCACCTGCATAAGGTGGTGCCCATTGGGGCCGGGCTGGGCGGCGGCTCGGCCGATGCCGCGTTTGCGCTGCGGGCCCTCAACGAGCAATTTACGCTGA from Hymenobacter canadensis harbors:
- a CDS encoding DUF2147 domain-containing protein; amino-acid sequence: MKLIKQSLLTLLLVVLTAAAALADNPDAVLGVWKNGEGTGMIQIYKSGDKYFGRIVWLKVLNNPDGTPRTDVNNPTESARTKPLRGLVNMRDFKYVGENKWEGGQIYDPKNGSDYSCEMALTDPNTLEVRGYIGVSLFGRTDVWKRQVKK
- the atpC gene encoding ATP synthase F1 subunit epsilon, encoding MHLEIITPDRKVFEGEVTSAQFPGTDGLFEVLNNHAPLISALKAGNVVLNGGATTFRIDGGVVEVLRNNVIVLAEGASA
- a CDS encoding tetratricopeptide repeat protein; the encoded protein is MRAILPLMGLLLAAAPVVAQTFPIDYRRAAQAQDTAKQRRVLEAWQLKEPNNPDRYVAQFNYLLRKSCRVVVSTSPAAGRGVALQKQDGSAAGSLNEGYEPRLLEAARNTLREGIRLAPDRLDMRFGLAKTYEMTHEPAPEVQVLREALAARKASGQPWRWQEGKPLPGPEAVFLPENLEEYMLPYWQADTPEDAEVARQLAELVSEYYPESSLGPFNLAMYHSLHGQEDKAYALYQRANASKPNDWQTLANLTRLAINLNHKTEAQQYLAALQKLPAGRPAAAQLGKEVRQMK
- a CDS encoding ribose-phosphate pyrophosphokinase, which codes for MSQQVKIFAGNASHELGLKIAEAFGQPLGDLSIQRFADTELGPSFNESIRGCAVFLIQSTNPPAENLMELMLMVDAAKRASAASVTVVMPYYGYARQDRKDKPRVSIGAKVVADFVQSVGTDRLMTCDLHAGQIQGFFDIPVDHLDGATVTAPYIKSLNLENLIFASPDVGGVVRTRGFAKKFGAEIVVCDKMRLRANEIASMQVIGDVTGMNVVLVDDIVDTAGTICKAAELLMERGAKSVRAVITHGVLSGPAHERILNSALEELVITDTIPLKQENPKIKVISLAQLFAQAIHNVVSHESISSLFV
- the atpD gene encoding F0F1 ATP synthase subunit beta, whose protein sequence is MANTGKITQVIGPVVDVSFAGEGSKLPNILDALEVIKDNGQVVILECQQHLGEDRVRTIAMDSTEGLTRGAIVRDLGAPISMPTGDSIKGRLFNVIGYAIDGIPQPTSTTRLPIHRQAPRFEDLATSSEVFFTGIKVIDLLAPYVKGGKIGLFGGAGVGKTVLIQELINNVAKAYSGLSVFAGVGERTREGNDLLREFIEANIIRYGEEFKHSMEEGGWDLSKVDMAEMEKSQATLVFGQMNEPPGARARVALSGLTIAESFRDGDGTGAGRDILFFIDNIFRFTQAGSEVSALLGRMPSAVGYQPTLATEMGAMQERITSTKRGSITSVQAVYVPADDLTDPAPANTFAHLDATTVLSRKIAELGIYPAVDPLDSTSRILSVEVLGEEHYNTAQRVKEILQRYKELQDIIAILGMDELSEEDKQVVNRARRVQRFLSQPFFVAEQFTGLKGVLVDIKDTIRGFNEIIDGKHDHLPEAAFNLVGNIEDAVAKGERLIAEAK
- a CDS encoding 50S ribosomal protein L25/general stress protein Ctc, with the translated sequence MKSLEIVGFKRANLGKKDAKAIRLESYVPCVLYGGAEQVHFSAPAILFRELLYTPEVHIVDLNVEGTHYSAIVQDAQFHPVNEMLLHVDFLELQEGKEVKMDVPVKYVGVSPGVLAGGKLVSKLRKIKVRATPENLPEYVEVDISELALGKSIKVNKVVPNNYTILTNEQAPIATVAIPRALKGQMSADK
- a CDS encoding trans-sulfuration enzyme family protein, which produces MHIHPKITPIYQTSVFKFEDLNELELYFGEPGSRYLYSRNGNPNSDELAEAVTHLEGGAGAVATGSGMAAIFAALMTYCTAGDHVLCAADIYGGSAALLNQELDRLGIAVSYVPFDDLTTNLATYTQPRTRLLLCETISNPLLRVVDLRAAAAAAHALGLKLVVDNTFASPVLTQPFGYGADLVMHSVTKYLAGHSDVTAGVVVARTPEDAARLRQIGTLFGLTLSPMESWLAVRGIKTLRLRMEAHSRNAQAVAELLAQHPAVQEVFYPGLAQHPQQALAREQGAGRFGGMVSFRLLDDSTDAVSRFMRASQRFPFAPSLAGVDSSLSYPAGTSHRALTEQQRQELGITAGLVRLSVGIEPVEELLVDLHQALEATVV
- a CDS encoding acetyltransferase, with protein sequence MPVSASPASAAPLAPLVIFGAGGLGREVLMLVHQINAAAPTWHVLGFYDDAPITAATALHGLPYLGTAADLNATPGPLHVAVAVGSSSSRAAVVARLTSPNLSFPTLIHPGVACAPYQQLRIGAGCIISQGCILTCDITLGRHVLLNLGCTIGHDAVLEDGCSLMPHVNVGGEAHLGAGVYLGTNATVLHQVKIGAGTILGAGAVAIRDLPAHCTAVGVPAQIIKQHVA
- a CDS encoding sugar transferase — protein: MSTAATWYRRWGKRLLDVALAGPLLLLALPLLLPVALALAVQNGGPWLFRQARPGRHGHLFTLYKLQTMTSTRDAHGQLLPDAARLPRLGRWVRATSLDELPQLWNVLRGHISLIGPRPLLPEYLPLYSATQARRHEVRPGITGWAQVNGRNAISWEQKFLYDVWYVDNLSLRLDLRILLRTVGRVLGAHGITAAGQATTEAFRGSSTV
- a CDS encoding DUF6268 family outer membrane beta-barrel protein — encoded protein: MQHLSRFLLPGALLALSTVLAAPAWAQDLPTAPADSLGLDDFSSFGNADATANRPYASQKVLLQSPTKLISVGYEAQLPFDLTSIGPLTNTTGGPQKVTEQVDRFAGLRLGFNAPVISNSSLILNLGLTYWNTGVRVANAERIPLFRRLEDGLRSTGFNATVFRPLNDKNFLLVQGNVDLNGTYRNFDAISTKALTYSGTAIYGWKPSESYMWGLGLTRTYRAGQLLHIPVVYYFRTFNPKWGVEAIFPARVNVRRSFGANSLLMLGYELEGNAYYLGPVNGQDVYLRRGELKPRITYERQLAGFVWLSAQAGFRYNYRFDAFSKQNPSGDNDPLYENELGNPLYFNLSLNLVSP
- a CDS encoding DegT/DnrJ/EryC1/StrS family aminotransferase, encoding MRSQDYDRIYLSPPHLGRHELNYLHKAIEDNWVAPAGPNLDGFERDICEFTGAAHCVALTSGTAAIHLGLRLLGVGPGDTVLCPSFTFVATANPISYLGATPVFIDSEATTWNLCPQRLREAIEASLRQGRRPKALIIVHLYGMPCQLREILAIAAEFDIPILEDAAEALGARYDGQPLGTFGAVGVFSFNGNKILTTSGGGALVTNNADWDKKARFWATQAKDDAPHYQHSELGYNYRLSNLLAGIGRGQMGLLDDRVKKRREIFSWYQKHLADLPGLSFGPAEPTGGRANRWLTCVLLDPTQTTVTPELLRQHLEARNIESRPLWKPLHLQPLFAGVPMFGGEVCADLFTHGLCLPSGSALTEADLQRIAETIRDAFACHHHA